GAGAGCAGGCCGGTCGTTAATGCGAGAGAAAAGTGTCTGTTCATGGCGGCGTATCTTAGCAAAACGCCGCCTGAGAAATGCGATCTGACGCACGTCACATGAAATAACGCACAGTGAGTTACATTTTAAATGTGAATAAAATCACACTTAAAGCTACTCTGCATCGTTTTCTTCTTCGTCTTCCTGCAACTCTTCCCACATTGCCTGGATGGCTTCACGAGTAACCTGCGCCAGCGTGCGCCAGAACGGCGTAGCGGCGTGGGCTTCCACTTTGCCGAGGAACGTTTCATACCACGGGATCAGGAACTCGCCGAATAAGGTTTCCTGCGCCTCAATTTCATCTTCCGCAGACTGATCTTCAAGCCACGAGGCCGCGAGTAACAGCAGGCCGAAATGATCCGCCGGCGCCTCGCCAAGCGGCATGCCGCGCGCGGTTAAAAAGGCGCGAACGTCCTGCTCGCTGCTTCCCTCTACCCATGCAGAACGCAGCGGTGCCACGCGGGCGTCATCCTGGCCAAACAGTGCCTGGTAATCTGCCTGGATCTCTTCCGGCTGTGCGCTTTTTTGCAGCCGTGCCAGCAGCTCATCCTGCTCCAGCGGCCAATTCTGCGCGAGCTTTCCTTCGCGGATAAGGCCGTAGATCGGTGCCATGACCGGGTCCTGCGGCGCACGGTACCAGAGAGAGCCGAGCAGACGGCAAATTATTGAAAACTCATTCATTAACAGATTCCATTTCAGGCAAAATTAAAGGGCGGCAAATTCAGCAATCGGCGTCATACCGCGTGTTTCAAGAAAATCGAGCAGGCGGCGCGGCGTCACGTTCAGGATGCGATCTTCCGGGAAACCCACTTCATCCAGCACCTTGCGGCACTCATGGAAATCACCGAGCGTAAAGGCGGTGTGAGAATCAGACCCCAGCGCCACCCAGCCGCCCGCCTCGCGCACGGCAGCGGCGATCGCTTTGCAGTTCGGTCCGCTGCCCTTGCGGGAGTGGGTGAACGATGAGTTATTGATCTCCAGCGCGACCTGATATTTGGCGGCTGCTTCGGCAATAGCCTGAATATCGACGGGATATTTCGGGTTACCAGGGTGGCTGATGATATGCACCGTGCCGCTCGCCATCGCCGCGATCATCGCTTCGGTATTCGCGTCTTTATCCTGCGCCGCGAACACGGGTTCGTGAAAACCCGCGACGATCAGATCGAGTGAATCGAGCATCGGGCCGGTGCAGTCGATCTCGCCTTCGCGGTTTTTAATATTCGCTTCAATACCGCGCAGGATGCCGACGCCGTCTACCACACGCGGCCAGATGCGCATATTAATAAAGTGCCAGTGATGCGGCGCATCCGCCATGTCCGGGCCGTGATCGGTAATAGCAAGCAGCCGGACGCCTTTCTGCTTCGCCGCGGCGATGTAATCATGCAGATTGCTGTAAGCATGGGTGCTGGCGACAGTGTGCATATGCAGGTCTACGGGATACATGGCGCTCTCCTCTGTGATTTTGAGCAAGAATAACAGGTATCCCCGGCGATTTTTAGCCGAATCGCCGGGGCGCGCGCTAGTAGCCGCGCGCCACGTCCACCTGATTCGGCGGCATCTCGCCGCGCTCGATTCGCGTAATACTCTGTGCGATAAACACCACCGCTTCTTCAGGCCGGGTGACCGCCGCCACGTGTGGCGTAATGCGCACGCGCGGGTGTCGCCACAGGGGGCTGTCGCTGGGGAGCGGCTCCTGATGAAAAACATCCAGCATCGCGCCTTTTACTTTTCCGCTATTCAGCGCGGCCAGCAAATCCTCTTCCACCAGATGAACGCCGCGCGCCAGATTCAGGACATAAGCATTGTCGTCAAGCGCCGCCAGCAACTGCGCGTTAATAATGCCCGCCGTTTCCGGCGTGTTGGGCAGAAGATTGACCAGCACGCGCGTACCGTGCAGAAAAGCGGACAGTTCGTCCGCGCCGGCAAAACTTTCCACGCCAGCCCGCGTTTTGCGGCTGCGGCTCCAGCTGCGCACCGGAAATCCGAAGCGGCTGAGACTCTGTGCCACCTGGCCGCCGAGCACGCCCGCGCCCAGCACGCCGATGGTGAAATCCGCATGGCGATACTCTTCAAGCGGCTCCCAGCACACTTCACGCTGTAGCGCGGCGTAATCATCAAAACGCCTGAACCAGTGCAGTACCTGGCTTGTGGCGTACTCCTGCATCTGTGCAGCCATGCCGGTATCTTCCATGCGATACAGCGGTACGCCCGGCGGCAGCAGATCCGGGTGTTCATTCAGACGGCTTAACAGCGAATCGACGCCCGCGCCGAGTGCGAAAATCGCTTTCAGCGTCACGCGCCCGCGCAGCATTTCATACGGCGGATGCCAGACCAGCGCGTAATCTGCGGCTGTGTTATCGCCGGGCTGCCAGGCGCGAAGGCGCGTCTGAGGTAGATGGCGTTGCAGTAAAGCCGCCCACTCGTCAACATTAAAGGTGGGATGGTAAAAGAGGATGTCCACGGCGCTTCTCCAGACAGGTTGATGGCATTTACCATAACAAAATCAGCCACCTTTTGGGCGGCTGCGTAAGGAAAAGCAGGTAATGTCAGCGAATATTGACGGTTATCGACGCGGAGCCGGAAAATTTGCCATTCTGCGGCGTCTTGCCGCTGAGGTTTACCGGCGCGGTGAGAATATCTACCGCGCCGGTACGTCTTGAAATATCGGCAGATGGGTCCAGCGGCATCGGCACTTCGCCGGTGTTGACAGGGATCACTTGCTCGCTGTGGTTTTTTATCAAAACGCCGACATCCGGGTTGTTAGTGGCAAGCGCTTCCGGCATGCCATCCGCTGGCGCGCCTGAAAACGTCATGGTTAATGCCACGCCATCGCTGATATTTTTGCAGATATAAACAATGGCCGTTTTTTTATCCACGAAACCATCCGGCTTGTGGCCCCGGGTCGTAAAATTACTGGCAAAGATGGTGCCGAAATCGACGGTAATCACTTCGCCCGCGTTGATTTCACAGCTTTGTGGCACAGTAATGGAGCCCTGTACAAAAACTTTCGCCATTGGCTCGCTGGAATACTGTCCCGGCCTGACGGTGCCATAGATTGCCGCCACGGCCATTTGCGGGATGACGATCTGCCCAAGAAAAGGCTTACTAATGCGAAACGTCAGCGTTCCGCTCTGTCCGGTGGTAAAACTGTTTAACGAACAGCCATTATTTTTTTTGTTCCAGACATCAATAAACGGCACCTGCATATCCCCCACGTTGGCAATGTTAATTGCCGCTGCCAGATCGATATTGTCATTGACGCGGATATAAGACGAACTGCCATACTCGATCGCCGGAGCCAGGTACTCACTTTTATAACTCACGCCAGGATGCGGGTCTTTATTGAGATCGCTGTCATCACAGTCACAATGCGCACTATAGCTTTCCGAGGAGCCAAACCGTTCAGTAAAGGTTTTCCCGACCTGATTATCATCAGGGTTAGCGACCGATGTACTTGCATCCACATTAAAAATTTTCGGCCCCCCCGTAGTGGTGCAAAATCCTGTCGCTGCAAAAGCATACGATGGGAGAAAAGCGCATAAAATCAGCAGCCCGCTTAATAATCTCAACATAATGATGTTCTCTTATTATTGGCACACGGCCGTCAGAGGAAGGAGATCGCCTTTATCTGGCGCGGCTTCAGGTATAGCGACAGAGGCCTGGCAGCGCTGATCGGTTTGGTTTCCCCACTTCACCTGAACCATGCCGTTTTCTTTAACGCCTGAGAGGTACACCACGCCACCTTCATCCACGATGCTTTCATAGCCCTCGATACCACCAAGCGTCACCAGCGCACCAAACGGTACCGGCTCACCGTTCGCCTGACGCAGCGTTAACAGCAACCTTAGCCCTTCCCGAGCGTCAACGTGCGCATAAACCAGCGCGCCTTTATTGGGGATTAGCGTCAGGTGCGTATTTTCCGCATCGACGCCAGCGGGCATCGTTGTGGTATCCAGCGCGAGCTCGTTTCTTTCATAAGGGGAAAGCCAGGGAATGACGGCGTAACCCAGCCAGTCAGTCGAAACACCGGCCTGGTTTTTAAAGCGGATATCACTGGCACCGTTGGCATCGACCAGCGCGAAGGCGTCGCCAAGCGGTTGAGAGAGCGTAACGCCATGTGGATGCATGACCAGCGCGCCGGACGCGCCATAACTCCACTGCTGCGAATCATCAGCGTGGTAATAGCCGAGGCTCAGGTTGGCGAAGCGTGATTTATAGTTGAGATCGGCGCTGCTGTCAGCGGTGTCATCACCACTCTGTCCCGCCTGGTTGTAGCTCTGCTGGAGCGAATAGCTGAGCCTGCCGTCATCCAGCAACGTGCCGCTAAGACCACTTTGATAACGGGTGTCGCCATCCTGATTCTGGGTGACGTTAAACGTAGCCCAGCTGTTAGCCAGCCAGCGGCTTAGCGGCACGCTGATGCCGAGCGCAATTTGCCGGTCGGTCTGATCGTCTGTTTTATTCCATGTAGAAGAGAGCGTCCAGGTGACGCCCGCGGTTGAAAACGCGAAGCCCGCCGAGAGATTCCTCTCTTTATCCGTACGGTTCCAGAAGTCACGCTGATAGCCGTTGAGGTAAAACGAACCGTAGCCATCAAGCGTCTGATTGATACTGATCTGCAACTGGCTGCGCTGCTGATAATAACCGCCGTAGCGATCGTCATACCAGGACGCATCATGGTTTGCTTCGTCAAAATCGAAGTAACCGCTGGTGGAATAGCGGTAGCCTGCAAGCGTGATGGACGTATCCGTCAGCTCAATATTTTTAGAATACTGAAAGCGATATGACTGGCCTGACGACGTGGTGTTATTTTGCAACTGGCTGCGTGCATGCGTGACGTCTAACGAGATCGATCCCCATTCATCCAGACCGACGCCGACGCCCAGCGCCGCACCCTGCCAGGTATCCGCCCCCATTGCGCCACCGTAAAGTGTTAACTGATTATTGACGCCGTATATCAGCGTACCCTGCGCAAACGCGGGCGTGGCATCTTGAGAACTGTTTGGATCGTACTTCCCCGCCGTCAGGCTGTATTTAACCTGACCGGGCCGTTGCATGATCGGTACGGCAGAAAACGGCTGAATGAAGCGCCGCTCTTTGCCGTCGGCTTCTTTGATGGTCACTTCCAGATCGCCGCTGTGTGAGGTGGGGTAGAGATCGCTGATTTCAAACGCGCCTGGCGCAACGGTATCCTGGAAAATGATATAGCCATTCTGGCGCACCGTGACTTCCGCGTTTGAATTCGCGATGCCGCGGATCACCGGCGCAAACCCGCGCAGGCTGTCAGGCAACATATTGTCATCTGTCGCAAGTTGCGCGCCTTTGAACTTTACGCTGTCAAAAATCATCGACGGGGAGTAGCTTTCGCCAAGCGTTAGCTGCGAGCGCCACGGTTTAATATCGCGCTGCAAAAAGGTGTAGATAGAATCCCAGTGCGATTCGTCGTCACTTTTACTCCAGGTGGAATAGTTGCGCACCCGCCACGGACCGACGTTCAGGCCGTTTTGTAAATTGAGATACTGCGAGGAGTCCCCCTCACCTGCATCGCTTTGCGTATCTGTGCCGTTGAACGTGTAATTACTAAATAGCGCCGGGATCCCGTCATCCCAGTACTGCGGATCCACGTAACCACGGGCGGTGCGCCGCAGCGCTGCCTGTGGAATACTCACTTCCAGCGCCATCTTATGCGTGTTGAGCCGCACCGATGCCGCCGGAATCAGCGCGCCGATATCGTCAATAGGCGCAAGCGGACCAAGGGCCGCCAGCGCCGGATAAGCATCTGTTTTTACATTAAGTTCCTGCAGCAGCGCAGGAGTAATCACCGGATGTGTTTCTCCGCTCACATCTACTGTAAGTGGGATCGTTCGGGTAAATATTTCATTGTCGTTAAGCCAAATGCGCAGCGGGTAGTTGCCCGCAGGCAACTTATCTTTGGTGCTGAAAATTGACAGATCAACACCCCGCAGCCCCGGATCGCCCTGTTCCATTAACATCGGGTCAAACCAGACTTTCTCCTGCGCAAAAGCACAAGAAAAGCCACCCAGGGCGAGCACCAGCGCGGCGGCTACCGGCAGCGCCAGATAACGCATGCCGATTTCCCGATCATTATTTAAGAAAAAAGCACTGTTTTTCACGGGCGCATTCCTTGCTTTATGGCTCACAGATGGCGAGTCTCAGGCTTTGTCACGCCGCCATAGTCGTTAATCACGCGCCAGCTCACCTCCCGCCCTGTTTCTGATGCGGGCAGCGTAAAGTGCTGGCTGGCGAACGGCGCCAGCATGTCGGCACTTTCAATACGCGTCGCGCCCACCTTCAGGCTGTCGAATACCACATAAAGTGGCGTCGGGTTTTCGGCTACCAGTTGACCACCAGCCAGATGAAAGGTGAGGTGTTTGTACGCTGCTTGCGCATCAGCTATCAGCATCTGCGGACGGTAAAATAGTTTGATGCGTGTTTTTACCACCAGTTTGAGGGTATTAATGGCCTCGGGCGATGACGGTGGAATCGCGCGAATATTCAGATAAAACAGCGATTCACGATCTTCCGGCAGGCTGCCGGTTTTCGTAATGCGTAAATCGTGATCTTCCTGCGGTTCAATACGGAAAAGCGGCGGCGTCACCATAAACGGGCCGCGGGTTTTCCCGTCCCCGTTATCTACCCAGGATTGCAAAAGAAAAGGGCTTTCAGCGCTGTTATTTTTCACACTCAGTGCCGCTTCTTGTTTATTGCCTTCATAAATAACGCGGGTGCCGCCCACGACAATCCCGCCTGCCGTTGCGTTATTCACCATTAAGATCAGGAGTAAAAAAATATTGGATCTGAGAATAATTCTTCCCGTCGCACGCATAGTCAACTCATGTAGAAAGAGGAACAATAAGCCGTTAACCTGCGTTAACGGCTTAATAACACGTTAAACGAATCAGTAATTAACGGTAATCAAACGTAATATCTGTCGTCCCGTTAGCAGCACCAGCGCCAACTGTGGTATTAGTCGACTCATAATAAGCGATGAGATTAAGATCCATCGTCGCATCGGGGATTTCGAATTTACGCGCCGAGAACTGGTTCATCGGAATGAGCGTGCCTTCATCATCCGTAATAACAATCGCCACGCCCGTGGCGCCGCCATCCGCCACTTTCAGGTAATCCTTATTCACCGGATCGGCATCGCCAGTGAGATAGATGCTAAAATGCGGATTTTCGCCCGCTTCAACAACCGGACAGTTTTTCAGTTTTATATTCACCGGAATCGGCGGCGTTTTTACGCCCACGGTCGCGTTAAACTGCTTCACTGAATAGACACCCATATCGACATCCAGCACTTTATCGTCATCATCAATTTCACATGCCTGATCGGTAATTTTGCCTGTGAAATTAATTGTCCCATCCGCTGCTAAAACTGAAGCCGCATGCATTGTCATAACTCCTGCGAGCGCCATCCAACAAAGATGTTTTTTCATATCTTCTCCTTGATTGTTTATCCCAAAACATTTATTCAATAAATAATTTTTTGCCACAGGGTAAAGCCAGCGCATATTATCCGTTGTCCAATAATCTGACAATTCCCCGCTGGATTTTTATTTAAAAAATCCAGATAACTAGCAATTTATTTCTGACGCTAACTTCATTAACTCATACATGGAATATATATGTTTAATCAATGATATTTCAAATCAGATTATTACTCGTGAGTATATATTTATGTGACATAGATATATTTTCCTATCCCTTTGTAATTCTGAGTATTAATTAACCACGCAAGCGTTATCAGCCTCACAGGTCATTTATCATTTATTCATCACAATGCACAAATAAAAGATGGCATAAATAACAGCGGGTAAAAAGTGGTCATTTTTTTACTCCTGTTACGGACTCTATTCAGGGGATGGCAGGTTGTTTTAAGCGCATATTGTATGAAGTTTGTTTAAACGCGCCAGAAAGCGCTAAATTTCCGTTGACGGCTATGGGCCTTTCCCCTACATTAGCGCCCGTCCCGACAGCGTCGGGAAGACAATATGGTGAGGTGTCCGAGTGGCTGAAGGAGCACGCCTGGAAAGTGTGTATACGGCAACGTATCGAGGGTTCGAATCCCTCCCTCACCGCCATATTTAAAGAAAGAGCCTGAGCTAACCCTCAGGCTTTTTTGCGTTTATATCGCGCCGGCCCGGGAGGGATGAGAAGCCTCGACCCGGGTTCGACCACTGGCGCAGCCAGGGGGACAGTCGGCGAGCCACGCGAGCTGACTGCCCGAAGGGTGAGGCCCAGCGGGCCGAATCAATCCCTCCCTCACCGCCATATTTAAAGAAAGAGCCTGAGCTAACCCTCAGGCTTTTTTGCTTTTATATCGCGCCGACCCGGGAGGGATGAGAAGCCTCGACCCGGGTTCGACCACTGGCGCAGCCAGGGGGACAGTCGGCGAGCCATGCGAGCTGACTGCCCGCAGGGTGAGGCCCAGCGGGCCGAATCAATCCCTCCCTCACCGCCATATTTAAAGAAAGAGCCTGAGCTAACCCTCAGGCTTTTTTGCGTTTATATCGCGCCAGCCCGGGAGGGATGAGAAGCCTCGACCCGGGTTCGACCACTGGCGCAGACAGGGGGACAGTCGGCGAGCCACGCGAGCTGACTGCCCGAAGGGTGAGGCCCAGCGGGCCGAATCAATCCCTCCCTCACCGCCATATTCAAAGAAAAAGCCTGAGCTAATCCTCAGGCTTTTTTGCTTTTATATCGCGCCGACAGACGGCAGGTGCGCTTCGCTTACCTGCCCTACAAAACCGTCTGTAGGGTGGGTAAGCACAAGCGCCCCCACCGCTGCTCTGGTTACCGCCGCGCGCCCGACGTCATCACCGGCTCGGCGACACGCTCCATCGCGATCGGGATACTTTTATAAGCCGGGATCCCGCTTTGCGTGTCGTGGCTGTCCAGCGGCACCAGCACGTTGGCCTCGGGGTAATAAGCCCCCACCGAACCAGGCGCCATATCGATAATTACCACGGTCAGGTTATTGAGCCGCCGGGAGGTCGGCTTGCCGTGGGCATCAAGCGCGGTCACATTCACCTGATCGCCCACGCGCAACTCGCGTTTTTCTGCTTCATCCGGGTTGATAAATAACACGTCGCGCCGTCCGGTCACGCCGCGGTAGCGGTCGTTCAGTCCATACAGCGTCGTATTGTATTGATCGTGACTGCGAAGCGTGGTCAGCACCAGGTCGTGACACTTAAGTGACCGCGGATCCTCATTAATCCCCTGCATCACCTTAAACTGCGCCTTGCCGGATGGCGTGTTCCAGACTCGCTCCGAGGCCGAATTGCGCAGACGAAAACCGCCCGGCTGCTTCACGCGCTCATTGAAGTTAGCGAACGCCGGGAACACCGCCTCTATAGCGTCGCGGATAAAGCTATAGTCGCCGATCATTTTGTCCCAGTTGACGACCGTCTCCGGCAGCGTCGCTTTGGCAAGCCCCGCCACGATAGCGGGCTCTGAGCGCAGGTGCGGCGACGCCGGTTGCAGCATGCCGCGTGAGGCATGCACCATCGACATCGAATCCTCAACGGTAATGCTCTGTTCGCCCGACGCCTGCACGTCGGTTTCCGTGCGGCCAAGCACCGGCAGAATATAGTTATGCTTGCCGAGCAACAGATGAGAACGGTTAAGCTTGGTCGCCATATGCACCACTAAATCGAGATTGCGCATCGCCGGAAACGTGACCTGTGGATCGGAAATCGCCTCCGCCAGATTACCGCCGAGGCACAGCAACGCTTTGGCTTTACCGTCGCGCATCGCCTGAATCGCAGCGACAGCGCCATGACCGTGTTTCTGCGGCGGTTT
The genomic region above belongs to Cronobacter malonaticus LMG 23826 and contains:
- the ghrA gene encoding glyoxylate/hydroxypyruvate reductase GhrA, which encodes MDILFYHPTFNVDEWAALLQRHLPQTRLRAWQPGDNTAADYALVWHPPYEMLRGRVTLKAIFALGAGVDSLLSRLNEHPDLLPPGVPLYRMEDTGMAAQMQEYATSQVLHWFRRFDDYAALQREVCWEPLEEYRHADFTIGVLGAGVLGGQVAQSLSRFGFPVRSWSRSRKTRAGVESFAGADELSAFLHGTRVLVNLLPNTPETAGIINAQLLAALDDNAYVLNLARGVHLVEEDLLAALNSGKVKGAMLDVFHQEPLPSDSPLWRHPRVRITPHVAAVTRPEEAVVFIAQSITRIERGEMPPNQVDVARGY
- a CDS encoding fimbrial protein; translation: MKKHLCWMALAGVMTMHAASVLAADGTINFTGKITDQACEIDDDDKVLDVDMGVYSVKQFNATVGVKTPPIPVNIKLKNCPVVEAGENPHFSIYLTGDADPVNKDYLKVADGGATGVAIVITDDEGTLIPMNQFSARKFEIPDATMDLNLIAYYESTNTTVGAGAANGTTDITFDYR
- a CDS encoding phosphatase, whose product is MYPVDLHMHTVASTHAYSNLHDYIAAAKQKGVRLLAITDHGPDMADAPHHWHFINMRIWPRVVDGVGILRGIEANIKNREGEIDCTGPMLDSLDLIVAGFHEPVFAAQDKDANTEAMIAAMASGTVHIISHPGNPKYPVDIQAIAEAAAKYQVALEINNSSFTHSRKGSGPNCKAIAAAVREAGGWVALGSDSHTAFTLGDFHECRKVLDEVGFPEDRILNVTPRRLLDFLETRGMTPIAEFAAL
- a CDS encoding TorD/DmsD family molecular chaperone, which produces MNEFSIICRLLGSLWYRAPQDPVMAPIYGLIREGKLAQNWPLEQDELLARLQKSAQPEEIQADYQALFGQDDARVAPLRSAWVEGSSEQDVRAFLTARGMPLGEAPADHFGLLLLAASWLEDQSAEDEIEAQETLFGEFLIPWYETFLGKVEAHAATPFWRTLAQVTREAIQAMWEELQEDEEENDAE
- a CDS encoding fimbrial biogenesis chaperone; amino-acid sequence: MRATGRIILRSNIFLLLILMVNNATAGGIVVGGTRVIYEGNKQEAALSVKNNSAESPFLLQSWVDNGDGKTRGPFMVTPPLFRIEPQEDHDLRITKTGSLPEDRESLFYLNIRAIPPSSPEAINTLKLVVKTRIKLFYRPQMLIADAQAAYKHLTFHLAGGQLVAENPTPLYVVFDSLKVGATRIESADMLAPFASQHFTLPASETGREVSWRVINDYGGVTKPETRHL
- a CDS encoding fimbria/pilus outer membrane usher protein; amino-acid sequence: MRYLALPVAAALVLALGGFSCAFAQEKVWFDPMLMEQGDPGLRGVDLSIFSTKDKLPAGNYPLRIWLNDNEIFTRTIPLTVDVSGETHPVITPALLQELNVKTDAYPALAALGPLAPIDDIGALIPAASVRLNTHKMALEVSIPQAALRRTARGYVDPQYWDDGIPALFSNYTFNGTDTQSDAGEGDSSQYLNLQNGLNVGPWRVRNYSTWSKSDDESHWDSIYTFLQRDIKPWRSQLTLGESYSPSMIFDSVKFKGAQLATDDNMLPDSLRGFAPVIRGIANSNAEVTVRQNGYIIFQDTVAPGAFEISDLYPTSHSGDLEVTIKEADGKERRFIQPFSAVPIMQRPGQVKYSLTAGKYDPNSSQDATPAFAQGTLIYGVNNQLTLYGGAMGADTWQGAALGVGVGLDEWGSISLDVTHARSQLQNNTTSSGQSYRFQYSKNIELTDTSITLAGYRYSTSGYFDFDEANHDASWYDDRYGGYYQQRSQLQISINQTLDGYGSFYLNGYQRDFWNRTDKERNLSAGFAFSTAGVTWTLSSTWNKTDDQTDRQIALGISVPLSRWLANSWATFNVTQNQDGDTRYQSGLSGTLLDDGRLSYSLQQSYNQAGQSGDDTADSSADLNYKSRFANLSLGYYHADDSQQWSYGASGALVMHPHGVTLSQPLGDAFALVDANGASDIRFKNQAGVSTDWLGYAVIPWLSPYERNELALDTTTMPAGVDAENTHLTLIPNKGALVYAHVDAREGLRLLLTLRQANGEPVPFGALVTLGGIEGYESIVDEGGVVYLSGVKENGMVQVKWGNQTDQRCQASVAIPEAAPDKGDLLPLTAVCQ
- a CDS encoding fimbrial protein, whose product is MDASTSVANPDDNQVGKTFTERFGSSESYSAHCDCDDSDLNKDPHPGVSYKSEYLAPAIEYGSSSYIRVNDNIDLAAAINIANVGDMQVPFIDVWNKKNNGCSLNSFTTGQSGTLTFRISKPFLGQIVIPQMAVAAIYGTVRPGQYSSEPMAKVFVQGSITVPQSCEINAGEVITVDFGTIFASNFTTRGHKPDGFVDKKTAIVYICKNISDGVALTMTFSGAPADGMPEALATNNPDVGVLIKNHSEQVIPVNTGEVPMPLDPSADISRRTGAVDILTAPVNLSGKTPQNGKFSGSASITVNIR